The Xanthomonas rydalmerensis genomic interval CGAGGGCGGCTACGTTTCGGTCAACGTCTCGCCGCGGCACTTCCGCTCGCCGGATTTCACCGAGCGGCTGTTCGGGCTGATCGACACCGCCGGCGCCGATCCGCGTCGCCTGCGCGTGGAAATCACCGAGGTGGCGCTGCTCGACGACGCGCCACGCACCCTGACCATCCTGCAGGCCTTGCGCGAGCGCGGCGTGCTGGCGCAGCTGGACGACTTCGGTACCGGCTTCTCGGCGCTGTCGTACCTGCACCGCTTCCCGATCTCGGTGCTGAAGATCGACCAGAGCTTCGTCGCCGGCCTGCAGGACGAGGGGAGCACCGGCAGCCACGCACTGGTGCGCGGCATTCTCGCCCTGGCCAGCACGCTGGGCATCGAGACGGTGGGCGAGGGCATCGAGACCGAACAACAACTGGCGACCCTGCGCGAACTGGGCTGCGATTATGGGCAGGGCTATCTGCTCGGGCGCCCGGCCGCCGCGCCGCAACAGCTCTGAGGCGATCGCATGCGGAGCGCGTCGCCATGCGCGTGGTGTTCGCTGTCGGCACGCGCGCATTGGCCGCAGCTCGCTGTATTGCGGCGCGTTTGTTCGATTCGCGCCTCCGTCATCCCGGACGCTGGAGTGAACGACGGTTTCGCCATCGCCGCTTGTCGCGTAGGAGCGGCTTCAGCCGCGACGGGCGTTCCCGGTAAAGCCCGGTCGCGGCTGAAGCCGCTCCTACAGGGCGCTTCCTGTCGTCATGTGAGGTGCCTTAAGCGCGACACCGAGGGCCCTGCGCTCGCCGCCGACACGCTGCCTTGGGTTTCAATGCAACGCGTTGCGGTGCTTTTCGTCGAGCCGCGCCGCGCCACGGGAGTAGTGTGAGGCGCCGGAATCTATAACGCGTCGCCACGCGCCAGTCGCTAACCGCTGATCCGATGCTCTCAACGCAGCGCGTTCCGGCGCTTTTCGTCGATCCGCGCCGCAGGAGCAGCGAGGCGCCGGAATCCATCACGCGTCGCCACGCGCCAAGTGCTTAACCGCTGATCGGCTGCTCTTAGCGCAGCGCTTTCCGGCGTTTTTCGTCGATCCGCGCCGCAGGAGCAGTGAGACGCCAGAATCCGTCACGCGTCGCCACGCGCCAAGTGCTTACCGCTGATTGGCTGCTCTTAGCGCAGCGCGTTGCGGCGCTTTTCGTCAATCCATTTCGACGCCTGCGCAGGCGTGTACTCCCGCATCCAGCCCAGCATCGTCTCGATGTCGCTGCCGTACCACAGGTCGGCGCGCTGGTCCGGGTGCAGGAAGCGCTCCTCGACCATGCGATCGATCATGCCGATCAGCGGCGCGTAGAACCCTTCCACGTCGAGGAAGGCACAGGGCTTGTTGCCGATGCCGAGCTGGCGCCAGGTCAGCATCTCGAAGATCTCTTCCATGGTGCCGAAGCCGCCGGGCAGGGCGACGAAGGCGTCGGACAGATCGAACATGCGCGACTTGCGTTCGTGCATCGAGCCGACGATCTCCAGCTCGGTGAGGCCGCGGTGCGCCACTTCCCAGTCGGCCAGTTGCTTGGGAATCACGCCGGTGACCTCGCCGCCGGCGGCGAGCACCGCATTGGCCACGGTGCCCATCAGGCCGACATTGCCGCCGCCATAGACCAGGCGCAGCCCCTGCTCGGCGATGCGCGTGCCCAGCGCGGTGGCGCGTTCGACGTAGGCGGGCTTGTTGCCGGCATTGGAGCCGCAGTAGACGCAGATGCTTTTCATGGGATTGGAGAGTCGGGATTGGGGATTCGTAAAAGCGGTGGGTTTGTCGGGGCGCTGATGCTGCCGGAGCGGGCGCGGGTCATCGCTTGATCGCTTCACGCGTGAGGCGATCCGCAAAGCACAACGCCGGGCATGTGCCCGGCGTTGCGCGGCTGCCGGGCGGGGCAGGAGAGGGGCGCTGTTGCGAATCCCCACTCCCAAATCCCCAATCCCAGCCTCAATTGGCCTTATGGATCGCCCGCTTGCTCACCGCCATGGCCGCGTCGTGGATCGCTTCGGACAGGGTGGGGTGGGCGTGGCAGATGCGCGCCAGGTCGTCGGCCGAGCCGTTGAACTCCATGGTCAGCACGCCTTCGTGGACCAGTTCGGAGACGCCGACGCCGACCAGGTGCATGCCCAGGACGCGGTCGGTCTCGGCGTGGGCGATGACCTTGACGAAGCCCGCCGGCTCGCCCATCGCCACCGCACGGCCGATCGCCGCGAACGGGAAGCTGCCGGCCTTGTACGGCACGCCCTCGGCCTTGAGCTGCTGCTCGGTCTTGCCGACCCAGGCGATTTCCGGCTCGGTGTAGATGACCCACGGAATGGTGTCGAAGTTGACGTGGCCGGGCAGGCCGGCGATCAGTTCGGCGACCGCGATGCCTTCCTCGAAGCCCTTATGCGCCAGCATCGGCCCGCGCACGCAGTCGCCGATCGCCCACACGCCGTCGACGCCGGTGTGGCAGTGCGCATCGACCTCGATCTGGCCACGCTCGTTGACCTTGACGCCGGTGCCGTCGGCCAGCAGACCCTTGGTGGCGGCGCGGCGGCCCACGGCTACCAGCAGTTTGTCCACGGTCAGGGTCTTCTCGCCTTCGCCATCGGCGTAGGTGACGACCACTTCCTGCTTCTTGCCCTTGCCGGTGATCTCGGTCTTGGAGACCTTGGCGCCGAGCTTGATGTCCAGGCCCTGCTTCTTGAATTCCTTCAGCGCGGTCTTGGCCACTTCGGCATCGGCCAGGGCCAGGAAGTCCGGCAGCGCCTCGAGGATGGTGACCTCGGCGCCCAGGCGCTTCCACACGCTGCCCAGTTCCAGGCCGATCACGCCAGCGCCGATCACGGCCAGGCGCTTGGGCACCTCGGTGAAGTCCAGCGCGCCGACGTTGTCGACGATGGTCTCGCCGTCGAACTTGGCGAACGGCAGTTCGATCGAATCCGAACCGGCGGCCAGGATCACGTTGGTGCCCTTCAGCTCGACTTCGCTACCGTCGTGCTGCTTGACCTTGACCACGTTGCCCGGCTGCCCCGCGTTTGCTTGGAGCTCGCCGAAGCCGTAGTACGGGGTGATCTTGTTCGCCTTGAACAGCATCGCGATGCCGCCGGTGAACTGCTTGACGATCTTGTCCTTGCGGCCGACCATCGCCGCGACGTCGATCTTGGCATCCTTGAAGCTGATGCCGTGCTCGCCGAACAGGTGGCCCATGTTCCAGAACTGGCGCGAGGAATCCAGCAGCGCCTTGGACGGGATGCAGCCCACGCGCAGGCAGGTACCGCCCAGCGCCGGCTTGCCATCCTTGCCCAGCGCCGCGTCGATGCACGCGGTCTTCAGGCCCAGCTGGGCGGCACGGATGGCCGCGTGATAGCCGGCAGGACCGGCACCGATGACGACGACGTCGAATTGTTCTTGTTCGCTCATTCTTCGCTCACGAGATTAGGAATTGGGGATTGGGGATTCGCAAGAGCGGGCACCGGGGAACGGGAGCGCTTGCGCCAATCCCGAATCCCCAATCCCCAATCCCGGCTTTCATCACAGACCGAACAGCATCCGGCCCGGGTTTTCCAGCTGGTTCTTGATGTCGACCAGGAACTGCACCGAGTCCTTGCCGTCGATGATGCGGTGGTCGTAGGACAGCGCCAGGTACATCATCGGCGCGATCACGACCTGGCCGTTCTCGGCGATCGGACGCTCCTTGATCGCGTGCATGCCCAGGATCGCGCTCTGCGGCGGGTTGATGATCGGGGTCGACAGCAGCGAGCCGAAGGTGCCGCCGTTGGTCACGGTGAAGGTGCCGCCCTGCAGTTCTTCCAGGCTCAGCTTGCCGTCGCGCGCCTTCTTGGCGTAGTCGGCGATGCCCTGTTCGATGTCGGCGAAGGACTGCCGCTCGACGTTGCGCAGCACCGGCGTGACCAGGCCCTTGTCGGTGGACACGGCGATGGAGATGTCGCTGTAGCCGTGATAGATGATGTCGTCGCCGTCGATCGAGGCGTTGACCAGCGGGAAGCGCTGCAGCGCGTTGGCCGCGGCCTTGACGAAGAAGCTCATGAAGCCGAGCTTGATGCCGTGGGCCTTCTGGAACTCGTCCTGCAGTTCCTTGCGCGCGGCCGAGACCTTGGCCAGGTTGACCTCGTTGAAGGTGGTCAGCATCGCGGTCGAGTTCTTCGACTGCATCAGGCGTTCGGCGATGCGCTTGCGCACGCGGGTCATCGGCACGCGCTCTTCCGGACGTGCGCCGCTGGCCTTGCCGGCACCGCCGTTCTTGGCGTAGTTGAGGATGTCTTCCTTGGTCACCGCGCCGCGGCGGCCGGTGCCTTCGACCTGCGACGGATCCACGCCCTCGGTGATGGCGCTGAAACGCGCGCCCGGCGGCAGGCTGGAGACGTCGCCAGCGGCCTTCGGCGCGTCGGCCTTGGCGGCCTTCGGCGCTTCCGCGGCCGCCGCCTTGGGCGCCTCGGCCTTCGGCGCCTCGGCGACCTTGGCTTCGGCCGGAGCCGCAGCGGCGGTGGCGCCTTCCTCGATGATCGCCAGCAACTGCGAACTGGTCACGGTGGCGCCGGCTTCGAACTTGATCTCCTTCAGCACGCCATCGACGGGCGAGGGCACTTCCAGCACGACCTTGTCGGTCTCCAGATCCACCAGGTTCTCGTCGCGCTTGACCGCGTCGCCGGCCTTCTTGTGCCAGCTGGCGATGGTGGCGTCGGATACGGATTCGGGCAGTACCGGAACTTTGACTTCGGTGGCCATTGCAGGGGGCGTCCTAGTGGTGTCTTTTTTGAATGTGAAAGGAGGTTATTCAGCGACTTGGTCGTTGAACGGATTCAATAGCGCATCGGCGACCAGCTTCAGCTGCTCTTCCACGTGCTCGGCGAAATGGCCGGCGGCGGGAGACGGCGAACGGGCACGGCCGGCGTAGTGCAGGCTCTGTCCGTCGGCCAGGCAGGCCTGCAGGTGGTGCTTGATCTGGTACCAGGCGCCCTGGTTCTGCGGCTCTTCCTGGCACCAGACCAGGTCGGTGGCATTGCCGTAGCGCTTCAGTTCGGCCGACAGCAGCTCGCGCGGGAACGGGTACAGCTGCTCCACGCGCAGGATGGCGACGTCGTCCTGGCCGCGCTTGGTCTGGTCCTCGAGCAGGTCGTAGTAGACCTTGCCCGAGCAGGCGACCACGCGCTTGACCTTCTTCGGGTCGGCCTTGGCGTCCGGGATCAGGTGCTGGAACTCGCCGTCGGCCAGTTCTTCCAGGGTCGACACCGCCAGCTTGTGGCGCAGCAGCGACTTGGGCGTCATCACCACCAGCGGCTTGCGCGTGGACATGCGCATCTGCCGGCGGATCATGTGGAACGCCTGCGCCGGGGTGGTCGGCACGCAGACCAGCATGTTCTCCAGCGCGCACAGCTGCAGGAAGCGCTCCAGACGCGCGGAGCTGTGCTCCGGGCCCTGGCCTTCGTAGCCGTGCGGCAGGAACAGGGCCAGACCGGTGATGCGGCCCCACTTGGCTTCGCCGGCGGCGATGAACTGGTCGATCACCACCTGCGCGCCGTTGGCGAAGTCGCCGAACTGCGCTTCCCAGATGCACAGCGCATTGGGATCGGTGGTGGAGTAGCCGTACTCGAAGCCCATCACCGCTTCCTCGCTGAGCAGCGAGTCGATCACGGTGGCGTCTTCCGGGTTCTCCACCAGCTGGCGCAGCGGCAGGTAGTAGCTGTCGGTCTTCTGGTCGTGCAGGATCGCGTGGCGGTGGAAGAACGTGCCGCGGCCCGCGTCCTGGCCGACCAGGCGCAGCTTGTGGCCTTCGCCGAGCAGGGTGGCGTAGGCCAGGTTCTCGGCGAAGCCCCAGTCGCCCGGCAGTTCGCCGGCGGCCATCTTCACCCGGTCTTCGTAGATCTTGGCCACGCGCGGGTGCAGCTCGACGCCGCCCGGGATGGTGGTGATGAGCTTGGCCAGCTGGTCCAGGGTCTTGCGCTTGACCGTGGTGTCGACCTTGTCCGTCAGCTTGCCCGACAGGTACTTGGACCAATCGATGGCGAATTCGTCCGGCTTGCGGGTCGCCAGCTCGGTGGTGTATTCGCCCGAGTCGAGCTTGTTGCGGTAGCTGTCGACCAGCGCCTGGGCCTCGCCGGCTTGCAGCACGCCCTCGCTTTCCAGCTGGGCGGCGTACAGCTCGCGGGTGGTCTTGTGCTTGCGGATGGTCTGGTACATCACCGGCTGGGTGGCCGCCGGCTCGTCGGCCTCGTTGTGGCCCCAGCGGCGGTAGCAGACCAGGTCGATGACCACGTCCTTGTTGAACTGCTGGCGGAAGTCGTAGGCCAGGTTGGCCACGAACGCCACCGCGTCCGGATCGTCGCCGTTCACATGGAACACCGGCGCGCCGATCATCTTCGCCACGTCGGTGCAGTACAGCGTGGAGCGGGCGTCGTCACGGGCGCTGGTGGTGAAGCCGATCTGGTTGTTGACCACGATGTGCACGGTGCCGCCGACCGCGAAGCCGCGCGCCTGCGACATTTGGAACAGCTCCATGACCACGCCCTGGCCGGCGAACGCGGCATCGCCGTGGATGATCACCGGCAGCACCGACTTGCGCGCGGCGTCGCCGTAGCGCTCCTGGCGCGAACGCACGCTGCCGACCACGACCGGATCGACGATTTCAAGGTGCGAGGGGTTGAACGCCAGCGCCAGGTGCACCGACTTGCCGTCGGCCACCGCCACGTCGGCGGAGAAGCCCATGTGGTACTTCACGTCGCCGGTGTGGGCGCGGTCGTCGTGGGCGTGCTCGAACTTGCCTTCGAACTCGTCGAACAGCTTGCGCGGGTTCTTGCCCAGGGTGTTGACCAGCACGTTGAGGCGGCCGCGGTGGGCCATGCCGACCACGATGTCCTTGACCGCGTCGTTGCCGGCGCGCTGCACCAGCACGTCCATCATCGGGATCAGCGAGTCGCCGCCTTCCAGCGAGAAGCGCTTCTGGCCGACGTACTTGGTGTGCAGGTAGCGCTCCAGGCCCTCGGCGGCGGTGATCCGCTCCAGGGTGCGACGGCGGCTGGCGGCGTCGCCGGCGATGTTGCCGCCCGCGTTCTCCAGGCGCTGGTAGATCCACTGGCGCTGTTCGAACTCGGAGATGTGCATGAACTCGCTGCCGATCGACCCGGTGTAGGTCGCCTTCAGCCGCGACAGCAGATCGCGCAGTTTCATCCGCGGCTGGCCGCCGAGGCCGCCGGTGCTGAACTCGCTGCCCAGATCGCTTTCCGACAGGCTGTGGAACGGCAGGCCCAGGTCCGGCGGGTTCACCGGCGGGGTCAGGCCCAGCGGATCCAGGCGCGCGCCGAGGTGGCCGCGCGAACGGTAGGCGGTGATCAGGCGGCCGACATGGCGCTCGCGCTCGTCGCCGCTCGGGCCGGTGCCGCTGTTGGCGGCCTGGCGCGCGGCGCTGGCGATGTGGGCGATGACCGCAGAGTGGGGGACGTCACCAGCATCGCGGCCCTGGAAGCCGTCGAAGTAGGTTTTCCACTTGGGATCGATGCTGTCGGGAGAGACCAGATACTGTTCGTACAGGTCTTCGATATAGGCGGCATTGCCGCCGGCGAGTTGCGATGACTGCGCAAACTGCTTGAGTAGATTGTCCACGATGGTGGGGTCGGGTCGCTTTGTTGGAGTGGCTTGCGGTAGGAACCGGCGGACGCGTGGGCCGCGCGGGCGTAATCAAGCGCAAAAATTATACCCCCATGAACCAGCCGGGGTGTGCATTCGGCGTGGTCAAAGGCCGATCCCGGTTCATCCGCGGCGCGCGTGGCGGCGCCGGTCCGGTCTCACCAACCCAGGGCGCGCAGTTCGCTGCAGGGGCGCGCACGCTCCCAGACCCGTTCGAAGGCGGTGCGCAACTGCCGCGCGCGGCCACCGCCGAGCAGGTCGGTCTCGCCGTCGTAACGGTGACCGAGACCACGGAAGTAGTAGCCGCCGCCCTCGTTCACCAGAGAGGCGCTGGCGTCGCTGCGGTCCACCGGATCGCTGACCTCGCGGAACTGGAACACGCTGGGCAAGCGCTGTGCCAGGGCCAGCAGGGGCGCGCCGGCGCGCTGCGGCGCGGCCGCGTCGTGCAGCAGTATCCACACTTGCTTGGCGTGCGCGGCGACCGCGAAGCGCCGCACCTGCTCCAGCACCCGGGCATCGTCGAACAGACCCGGATCCAGCGCGCGGCTATGGATCAGCACCTGGCGGCGGGCCTGCGCCAGCACCGCGATGCTGGCGGCGATCGCCATCGCCGCGTCCTCCACCGCCACGGCGCCGTCGAAGCGCCGGCGCAGCGGCACGGCCTCCGCGGCGGCGGCCATGCCGCCCGGCGGCGGCAGGAAGCCGTGGCGGGCGCAGAACGCCAGGGCGGCAGCGGGCGCATGCAGCTCCAGTTGCGGCCAGCGCCGGCGTTGCGCTTCCTCGATCAGGCCGCGCAGCAGCGCGCTGCCGACGCCGCGCCCGCGCCAGTCCGGCCGCACGGTCAGGGCGGCGATCCGCCGATCCGCGCCGAGCCGGGCCGCGCCCACCGCCTGTCCGTCGTCGCTGCGCGCGACCAGGTGGTCGCCCAGCGTGTCCAGCGCCGCCGCGGCGGCGTCGGCCGGGTCCGCGGCGGTGCCGGCCGCGGCACGCAGCGCGCGCAGTTCGGCGCCGTCGTGGACGGGATCCAGCGCAGCGATGCGGAAACCGGGGCCGGGCATGGTCGGATCAGACCGGGTCGGCGTCCGCGTCGGTCGCGTCCTCGGCCTCCAGCGGCTGGTAGAAGCCGCCTTCGATCAGCTCCAGCAGGGCCTGCTTGCCGGCCGCCGACAGCGCCGCGTAGTCCGTGCCGTCGATGTGCTCGGCCGAGGCCAGGCGCTTGGCGTCCTTGACCGGCAGCGCGAACTCCTGGCCGCTGCAGAACAGCATGGCGCCGCGGCTGGTCCGCCGCCAGGCCGGCCGCGCCCAGGGATGCCGCTGCAGGACCAGGCCCTGTTCCAGCGCGGTGGCGATCTCCTCCGCCGGGGGCAGGCCGGCCGGCGGCAGGATCTCGCCGGCGGCGCGGTAGGTGGTGATGAAGCGGCCGAACCAGGCACCGAGCTTGTCCGGGTCGTTCATGCGCAGCGCGTTCAGCGCCTCGACCACGCGGCCCATCGCCGCCGCGTCGATCTCGTAGGGGTCGGCCGGCGCCTGCAGGTCTTCGTCGTGGTAGCGCAGCGCCTCGTCGGCGCCGTCGATCAGGGTGTCCAGGTAATCGGCGATCAGCTCGGCCGAGGACGGCGCGCGCATGCCCACCGAGAAGGTCAGGCAAGCGTCCTCGGCGACGCCGTGGTGCGGCACCAGCGGCGGCAGGTACAGCATGTCGCCCGGCCCCAGCACCCAGTCGTGGGTCGGGTCGAACTGGCGCAGCAGCTTCAGCTCCACGTCGTCGCGGAAGTCGGTCGGCGGCGCCGGCCGGCCCAGCGCGACGCTGGCGTCGATCTGCCAGCGGCGATGGCCGTGGGCCTGCAGCAGGAACACGTCGTAGTGGTCCACGTGCGCGCCGACCGAGCCGCCGCGCGCGGCGAAGCTGACCATCACGTCGTCCACCCGCCAGCGCGGCAGGAAGCGGAACTGCTCGAGCAGGGCGCGGATGTCCGGGTCCCACTTGTCCACGTCCTGCACCAGCAGGGTCCAGTCGTGGTCGGGCATGCCGGGAAACTCCTGCTCCTGGAACGGGCCGCTGCGCACGCGCCAGCGATCGTTGGCGCGGTCGTGCTCGATCAGCCGCGACAGCGCCGCCTCCTCACAGGCCAGGCCGGCCAGGTCGCCCGGCTCGATCGGCGAGACGAAGCCGGGGAAGGCATTGCGGATCAGCAGCGGGCGCTTGTGCCAGTAGTCGCGCAGGAAGGTCGCGGCGGGCATGCCCAGCGGTTGCCCGGGGCGGGCGTGGAGTTCGAAGGCGGGAGCGGCGGTCTTGCGGGCAGCCATGGGCGATGGGTCCTTGCAACGCGGAAGGTAAAGGGCGGCGCGCAGCGGCGCCGGCCGACCCGGCCATTGTCCGCCGGTTTGGCGCGTGGGGCCATCGCGCTGGCCTTCGTGTACGCCGCTGCGCACGGATAAGGGACCGTTGGCCGCCCTGGCCGTGTGCCGCGACCGCGCGTCGCAGGTGACCACGTGCGCGCGGCCCATGGGCGGCGCTAGGTGCAACGGGGCTTGGGAGTCGCGGCGGCGCCCCGTTGGGCGCAGGCAGCGGGTAGCGCAGCGCCGGGCGCGCTACTGGCTGAGGATGCGGTTGTCGCGGCCGCCGTCGTCGACCTGAGCAGTGCCGCTGCGCTGGACGATGGCGTTGTCGTTGCCCTGCAGGACGATGGTGTCGATCTCGCTGGCCTGCAGCTGGTTCTGGTCGCCGGACACTTCGAGGGTGGCGATGCGCGCCATCTGCAGCCGGCCATGGCGGCCGAACAGCGCGACCTGCCCGGCGTCGCCGCGCATCGCCACCTGGGCGTTGTCGCCGAGGACGCGCAGGGTGTCGGCCCGCTCGATCTGCAGATTGCCGTTACGGCCGAACAGGCTGACCGTGGCGCAGTGGCCGTGCAGCACCAGGGTGGCGTCGCGGCCGACGATGTTCAGGTCGCGTCCGTCGCAATCGATGTCGCCGCTGGCCGAGGCGGCCATGCGGATCGGCGCCTCGGCGTCGCGCTCGTCGCCGTCGGCGATGTCGCCGGCCGACGGTGCCGCCGCGATCGGCGGCGGCGCGGCCTGCATGACCACGGTGCGCGTGGCGGCGGTGTGCGCGCCATCGCCGGCCGGCGGGCGCGGCGCCTGGGCGCAGCCGACCAGGGCCAGCAGCGGCAGCACAAACAACGGGTTGCGTTTCATCGTGGGGCTCTGCTGTGAGCCACCAGCATGCCGCTGGCCGATTAACCCAGGATGGACGGGCCGCGGCTAGGGCGTGTCATCAACCCGAAGGGGCGCGATTGCGCGGGGATTGGTGACACGCCCTAGATGCCGCGCGCCAGCCGCTCGGCCAGGCCGACGTAGCCGCCCGGGGTCAGGTCGCGCAGGCGCTGCTTGGCGTCCTCGGGCAGCTCCAGGGTCTCGACGAAGGCGCGCATCGAGGCGGCGGTGATGCCCTGGCCGCGGGTCAGCGCCTTGAGCTGCTCGTAGGGGTTGGGCAGGCCGTGGCGGCGCATCACCGTCTGCACGGCTTCGGCCAGCACTTCCCAGGCGGCATCCAGGTCGGCATCCAGGCGCTCCGGGTTCACGGTCAGCTTGCCCAGGCCCTTGGCCAGCGAGTCCAGTGCCACCTGGGTGTGGCCGAAGGCGGTGCCGAGCGCGCGCAGCACGGTGGAGTCGGTGAGGTCGCGCTGCCAGCGGCTG includes:
- a CDS encoding TIGR00730 family Rossman fold protein yields the protein MKSICVYCGSNAGNKPAYVERATALGTRIAEQGLRLVYGGGNVGLMGTVANAVLAAGGEVTGVIPKQLADWEVAHRGLTELEIVGSMHERKSRMFDLSDAFVALPGGFGTMEEIFEMLTWRQLGIGNKPCAFLDVEGFYAPLIGMIDRMVEERFLHPDQRADLWYGSDIETMLGWMREYTPAQASKWIDEKRRNALR
- the lpdA gene encoding dihydrolipoyl dehydrogenase, with the protein product MSEQEQFDVVVIGAGPAGYHAAIRAAQLGLKTACIDAALGKDGKPALGGTCLRVGCIPSKALLDSSRQFWNMGHLFGEHGISFKDAKIDVAAMVGRKDKIVKQFTGGIAMLFKANKITPYYGFGELQANAGQPGNVVKVKQHDGSEVELKGTNVILAAGSDSIELPFAKFDGETIVDNVGALDFTEVPKRLAVIGAGVIGLELGSVWKRLGAEVTILEALPDFLALADAEVAKTALKEFKKQGLDIKLGAKVSKTEITGKGKKQEVVVTYADGEGEKTLTVDKLLVAVGRRAATKGLLADGTGVKVNERGQIEVDAHCHTGVDGVWAIGDCVRGPMLAHKGFEEGIAVAELIAGLPGHVNFDTIPWVIYTEPEIAWVGKTEQQLKAEGVPYKAGSFPFAAIGRAVAMGEPAGFVKVIAHAETDRVLGMHLVGVGVSELVHEGVLTMEFNGSADDLARICHAHPTLSEAIHDAAMAVSKRAIHKAN
- the sucB gene encoding dihydrolipoyllysine-residue succinyltransferase → MATEVKVPVLPESVSDATIASWHKKAGDAVKRDENLVDLETDKVVLEVPSPVDGVLKEIKFEAGATVTSSQLLAIIEEGATAAAAPAEAKVAEAPKAEAPKAAAAEAPKAAKADAPKAAGDVSSLPPGARFSAITEGVDPSQVEGTGRRGAVTKEDILNYAKNGGAGKASGARPEERVPMTRVRKRIAERLMQSKNSTAMLTTFNEVNLAKVSAARKELQDEFQKAHGIKLGFMSFFVKAAANALQRFPLVNASIDGDDIIYHGYSDISIAVSTDKGLVTPVLRNVERQSFADIEQGIADYAKKARDGKLSLEELQGGTFTVTNGGTFGSLLSTPIINPPQSAILGMHAIKERPIAENGQVVIAPMMYLALSYDHRIIDGKDSVQFLVDIKNQLENPGRMLFGL
- a CDS encoding 2-oxoglutarate dehydrogenase E1 component codes for the protein MDNLLKQFAQSSQLAGGNAAYIEDLYEQYLVSPDSIDPKWKTYFDGFQGRDAGDVPHSAVIAHIASAARQAANSGTGPSGDERERHVGRLITAYRSRGHLGARLDPLGLTPPVNPPDLGLPFHSLSESDLGSEFSTGGLGGQPRMKLRDLLSRLKATYTGSIGSEFMHISEFEQRQWIYQRLENAGGNIAGDAASRRRTLERITAAEGLERYLHTKYVGQKRFSLEGGDSLIPMMDVLVQRAGNDAVKDIVVGMAHRGRLNVLVNTLGKNPRKLFDEFEGKFEHAHDDRAHTGDVKYHMGFSADVAVADGKSVHLALAFNPSHLEIVDPVVVGSVRSRQERYGDAARKSVLPVIIHGDAAFAGQGVVMELFQMSQARGFAVGGTVHIVVNNQIGFTTSARDDARSTLYCTDVAKMIGAPVFHVNGDDPDAVAFVANLAYDFRQQFNKDVVIDLVCYRRWGHNEADEPAATQPVMYQTIRKHKTTRELYAAQLESEGVLQAGEAQALVDSYRNKLDSGEYTTELATRKPDEFAIDWSKYLSGKLTDKVDTTVKRKTLDQLAKLITTIPGGVELHPRVAKIYEDRVKMAAGELPGDWGFAENLAYATLLGEGHKLRLVGQDAGRGTFFHRHAILHDQKTDSYYLPLRQLVENPEDATVIDSLLSEEAVMGFEYGYSTTDPNALCIWEAQFGDFANGAQVVIDQFIAAGEAKWGRITGLALFLPHGYEGQGPEHSSARLERFLQLCALENMLVCVPTTPAQAFHMIRRQMRMSTRKPLVVMTPKSLLRHKLAVSTLEELADGEFQHLIPDAKADPKKVKRVVACSGKVYYDLLEDQTKRGQDDVAILRVEQLYPFPRELLSAELKRYGNATDLVWCQEEPQNQGAWYQIKHHLQACLADGQSLHYAGRARSPSPAAGHFAEHVEEQLKLVADALLNPFNDQVAE
- a CDS encoding GNAT family N-acetyltransferase, which codes for MPGPGFRIAALDPVHDGAELRALRAAAGTAADPADAAAAALDTLGDHLVARSDDGQAVGAARLGADRRIAALTVRPDWRGRGVGSALLRGLIEEAQRRRWPQLELHAPAAALAFCARHGFLPPPGGMAAAAEAVPLRRRFDGAVAVEDAAMAIAASIAVLAQARRQVLIHSRALDPGLFDDARVLEQVRRFAVAAHAKQVWILLHDAAAPQRAGAPLLALAQRLPSVFQFREVSDPVDRSDASASLVNEGGGYYFRGLGHRYDGETDLLGGGRARQLRTAFERVWERARPCSELRALGW
- a CDS encoding cupin domain-containing protein; translated protein: MAARKTAAPAFELHARPGQPLGMPAATFLRDYWHKRPLLIRNAFPGFVSPIEPGDLAGLACEEAALSRLIEHDRANDRWRVRSGPFQEQEFPGMPDHDWTLLVQDVDKWDPDIRALLEQFRFLPRWRVDDVMVSFAARGGSVGAHVDHYDVFLLQAHGHRRWQIDASVALGRPAPPTDFRDDVELKLLRQFDPTHDWVLGPGDMLYLPPLVPHHGVAEDACLTFSVGMRAPSSAELIADYLDTLIDGADEALRYHDEDLQAPADPYEIDAAAMGRVVEALNALRMNDPDKLGAWFGRFITTYRAAGEILPPAGLPPAEEIATALEQGLVLQRHPWARPAWRRTSRGAMLFCSGQEFALPVKDAKRLASAEHIDGTDYAALSAAGKQALLELIEGGFYQPLEAEDATDADADPV
- a CDS encoding DUF3060 domain-containing protein, which encodes MKRNPLFVLPLLALVGCAQAPRPPAGDGAHTAATRTVVMQAAPPPIAAAPSAGDIADGDERDAEAPIRMAASASGDIDCDGRDLNIVGRDATLVLHGHCATVSLFGRNGNLQIERADTLRVLGDNAQVAMRGDAGQVALFGRHGRLQMARIATLEVSGDQNQLQASEIDTIVLQGNDNAIVQRSGTAQVDDGGRDNRILSQ